One Sanguibacter keddieii DSM 10542 genomic window carries:
- the aroB gene encoding 3-dehydroquinate synthase, which produces MTDETTTSATTPDTSAGAAAQPPAVVRVDAEHSYDVVIGKQLLGELPRLLGADVKKVLVVHTEAMEASAAVVREDLLAQGYEALLAVIPDAEGAKSVDVVAFCWQVLGQSDFTRSDAIVSLGGGATTDVAGFIAATWLRGIAVVHIPTTLLAMVDAAVGGKTGINTAEGKNLVGAFHSPVGVLCDLVALETLPKWDFVAGLGEIIKTGFIADPVILDLVEANAEALGSWPASIDDHLWGVVRELVERSVAVKARVVSQDLKEASLREILNYGHTLAHAIEQVERFAWRHGAAVSVGMVFAAELARLAGRLDDEVVDRHRSILASVGLPLTYRGDRWEQLLAVMRRDKKSRGDLLRFVVLEDIGKVGRLEGPDPTLLAAAYAEISADAPTSRAVSL; this is translated from the coding sequence GTGACCGACGAGACGACCACCAGCGCGACCACTCCCGACACCAGCGCCGGGGCAGCAGCGCAGCCGCCCGCCGTCGTGCGCGTCGACGCCGAGCACAGCTACGACGTGGTCATCGGCAAGCAGCTCCTCGGCGAGCTGCCCCGCCTGCTCGGCGCGGACGTCAAGAAGGTGCTCGTCGTGCACACCGAGGCCATGGAGGCCTCGGCCGCCGTGGTCCGCGAAGACCTGCTCGCCCAGGGCTACGAGGCGCTCCTCGCCGTCATCCCCGACGCCGAGGGAGCGAAGTCCGTCGATGTCGTGGCCTTCTGCTGGCAGGTCCTCGGGCAGTCCGACTTCACGCGCAGCGACGCGATCGTCTCGCTCGGCGGCGGAGCGACCACCGACGTCGCCGGCTTCATCGCCGCCACCTGGCTGCGGGGCATCGCCGTGGTGCACATCCCCACGACGCTGCTCGCCATGGTCGACGCGGCCGTCGGCGGCAAGACCGGCATCAACACCGCCGAGGGCAAGAACCTCGTCGGTGCCTTCCACTCGCCGGTCGGCGTGCTCTGCGACCTCGTCGCCCTCGAGACCCTGCCCAAGTGGGACTTCGTGGCCGGGCTCGGCGAGATCATCAAGACCGGGTTCATCGCCGACCCCGTGATCCTCGACCTCGTCGAGGCCAACGCCGAGGCCCTCGGTTCTTGGCCCGCGAGCATCGACGACCATCTCTGGGGCGTCGTCCGCGAGCTCGTCGAGCGCAGCGTCGCCGTCAAGGCACGCGTGGTGAGCCAGGACCTCAAGGAGGCGTCGCTCCGCGAGATCCTCAACTACGGGCACACCCTCGCGCACGCCATCGAGCAGGTCGAGCGTTTCGCGTGGCGCCACGGTGCCGCCGTGTCCGTCGGGATGGTCTTCGCGGCCGAGCTCGCCCGCCTCGCGGGTCGCCTCGACGACGAGGTCGTCGACCGGCACCGCTCCATCCTCGCCTCTGTCGGTCTGCCGCTCACCTACCGCGGTGACCGCTGGGAGCAGCTCCTCGCCGTGATGCGCCGCGACAAGAAGTCCCGCGGCGACCTGCTCCGCTTCGTCGTCCTCGAGGACATCGGCAAGGTCGGTCGCCTCGAGGGGCCCGACCCGACGCTCCTCGCCGCCGCCTACGCCGAGATCAGCGCCGACGCCCCGACCAGTCGGGCCGTCTCGCTCTAG
- a CDS encoding type II 3-dehydroquinate dehydratase — translation MTRVLLLNGPNLGRLGVREPDVYGALSYADLVEAGARWGSELGLEVEVRQTDDETELVHWLHEAVDTRTDVVLNPAAFTHYSYALRDAAAQVTKGGLRLVEVHISNPYAREEFRHLSVVGPVATGTVAGFGFDSYRLALIALAG, via the coding sequence ATGACACGTGTGCTGCTGCTCAACGGACCCAACCTCGGACGTCTCGGCGTGCGCGAGCCCGACGTCTACGGGGCGCTGTCCTACGCCGACCTCGTCGAGGCGGGCGCCCGGTGGGGGAGCGAGCTCGGCCTCGAGGTGGAGGTCCGTCAGACGGACGACGAGACCGAGCTGGTGCACTGGCTGCACGAGGCGGTCGACACGCGCACGGACGTGGTGCTCAACCCCGCGGCCTTCACGCACTACTCCTACGCCCTCCGCGACGCGGCTGCGCAGGTGACCAAGGGGGGACTGCGGCTCGTCGAGGTGCACATCTCCAACCCGTACGCCCGCGAGGAGTTCCGCCACCTCTCGGTGGTCGGCCCCGTCGCGACGGGCACGGTCGCGGGCTTCGGCTTCGACTCGTACCGTCTCGCGCTGATCGCTCTCGCCGGCTGA
- the efp gene encoding elongation factor P gives MATTNDIKNGTVLKLDGQLWTVIDFQHVKPGKGGAFVRTKMKNVTSGKTVDKTFNAGLKIETATVDKSDMQYLYKDGTDYVFMDQTTYDQINIPETVVGDAANFLLESQVVNVATNEGTVLYIELPPSVILEITYSEPGLQGDRSTGGTKPATLETGHVIQVPLFLEQGTKVKVDTRDSSYLGRVND, from the coding sequence GTGGCTACCACCAACGACATCAAGAACGGCACTGTGCTCAAGCTCGACGGCCAGCTCTGGACCGTCATCGACTTCCAGCACGTCAAGCCCGGCAAGGGTGGCGCGTTCGTCCGCACCAAGATGAAGAACGTGACCTCGGGCAAGACGGTCGACAAGACCTTCAACGCCGGCCTGAAGATCGAGACTGCGACCGTCGACAAGAGCGACATGCAGTATCTCTACAAGGACGGCACGGACTACGTGTTCATGGACCAGACCACGTACGACCAGATCAACATCCCCGAGACGGTCGTCGGCGACGCCGCCAACTTCCTCCTCGAGAGCCAGGTCGTCAACGTCGCGACCAACGAGGGCACCGTCCTCTACATCGAGCTGCCGCCGTCGGTCATCCTCGAGATCACCTACAGCGAGCCGGGCCTCCAGGGCGACCGTTCCACCGGTGGCACCAAGCCCGCCACGCTCGAGACCGGCCACGTGATCCAGGTCCCGCTGTTCCTCGAGCAGGGCACCAAGGTCAAGGTCGACACCCGCGACTCGAGCTACCTCGGCCGAGTGAACGACTGA
- the nusB gene encoding transcription antitermination factor NusB — protein sequence MGARTKARKRALDVLFEAEQRHLDPITLLADRVAEPGTEASLPQYSVDIVEGVLEQLDRIDELLETYSHEWSLDRMPAVDRALLRIGTWEILFNDEVPDAVAIDEAVELSRSLSTDDSPVFVNGLLGRILELKPTILA from the coding sequence GTGGGAGCCCGGACCAAGGCCCGCAAGCGCGCGCTCGACGTGCTCTTCGAGGCCGAGCAGCGTCACCTCGACCCGATCACCCTCCTCGCGGACCGGGTGGCCGAGCCGGGGACCGAGGCGTCCCTCCCGCAGTACTCCGTCGACATCGTCGAGGGGGTGCTCGAGCAGCTCGACCGTATCGACGAGCTCCTCGAGACCTACTCGCACGAGTGGTCCCTCGACCGCATGCCGGCCGTCGACCGTGCGCTGCTGCGCATCGGCACCTGGGAGATCCTCTTCAACGACGAGGTCCCCGACGCCGTGGCGATCGACGAGGCCGTCGAGCTCTCGCGCTCGCTCTCGACCGACGACTCCCCGGTGTTCGTCAACGGGCTCCTCGGTCGGATCCTCGAGCTGAAGCCGACGATCCTCGCCTGA
- a CDS encoding AMP-binding protein, whose translation MTSSIESRPWLSSYAPGVAHDITVPDEPLTASLERAAERFPDRAALDFMGSTTTYAELFDQVRRAATVLLDLGVGPGDRVAIALPNLSSHVVAFYAALRIGAVVVEHNPTYTAAELAHQLSDSGAVVAICWEHTAVKVLEVQDQTPVRTVVAVDMSRDLPTLKRLALSLPISKAKTLKATMRATLPAGTVYWHELVAKAQPLAADHPYPEAEDLALLQYTGGTTGTPKGAMLSHRNLVANVVQGTEWTGAERESVEEGGHEVVYGVLPFFHAFGLMLCLTYAMRIGATLVLFPKFDVDAVLAAQKRLPGSFLPAVPPMLDRLSAAAKAGPADLSSFRYAICGAMPIPLATAQAWEEVTGGLAIEGYGMTETSPVALGSPLSDERRPGMLGLPFPSTDVLVVDQDDPTKILPAGERGELLISGPQVFSGYWKRPEETADSLVELEGKVWVRTGDVVVMHDGGFVQQVDRIKEMIITGGFKVFPSQVEDCLRTMPGVEDVAVVGLPGGDLGEKVVAALVLARDASGVDLEAVRAWCEKNVARYALPKQLVIMKDLPRSQIGKVLRRVVREQVIAGA comes from the coding sequence GTGACCTCGTCCATCGAAAGCCGCCCGTGGTTGTCCTCCTACGCGCCCGGAGTCGCGCACGACATCACCGTGCCCGACGAACCGCTCACCGCGTCGCTCGAGCGCGCGGCCGAGAGGTTCCCCGACCGCGCCGCCCTCGACTTCATGGGGTCGACCACCACCTACGCCGAGCTCTTCGACCAGGTCCGTCGCGCCGCGACCGTCCTGCTCGACCTCGGCGTCGGCCCCGGTGACCGGGTCGCGATCGCCCTCCCGAACCTCTCCAGCCACGTCGTCGCCTTCTACGCCGCGCTGCGCATCGGTGCCGTCGTCGTCGAGCACAACCCCACCTACACCGCGGCGGAGCTCGCCCACCAGCTGAGCGACTCCGGTGCCGTCGTCGCGATCTGCTGGGAGCACACGGCCGTCAAGGTCCTCGAGGTCCAGGACCAGACGCCGGTCCGCACCGTCGTCGCCGTCGACATGTCCCGCGACCTGCCGACCCTCAAGCGCCTCGCGCTGTCGCTCCCGATCAGCAAGGCCAAGACGCTCAAGGCCACCATGCGCGCGACGCTGCCCGCAGGGACCGTCTACTGGCACGAGCTCGTCGCGAAGGCCCAGCCGCTCGCCGCAGACCACCCGTACCCCGAGGCCGAGGACCTGGCGCTCCTGCAGTACACGGGAGGCACCACCGGCACGCCCAAGGGGGCGATGCTCAGCCACCGCAACCTCGTCGCCAACGTCGTCCAGGGCACCGAGTGGACCGGCGCCGAGCGCGAGTCCGTCGAGGAGGGCGGCCACGAGGTCGTCTACGGCGTCCTGCCGTTCTTCCACGCCTTCGGCCTCATGCTCTGCCTCACCTATGCCATGCGCATCGGCGCGACCCTCGTGCTGTTCCCGAAGTTCGACGTCGATGCCGTGCTCGCCGCCCAGAAGCGGCTCCCCGGCTCGTTCCTGCCGGCCGTCCCGCCGATGCTCGACCGCCTGTCCGCCGCCGCGAAGGCCGGCCCCGCCGACCTCTCGAGCTTCCGCTACGCCATCTGCGGCGCGATGCCCATCCCGCTCGCGACCGCCCAGGCCTGGGAGGAGGTCACCGGGGGCCTCGCGATCGAGGGCTACGGCATGACCGAGACCTCCCCGGTCGCCCTCGGCAGCCCGCTGTCCGACGAGCGCCGGCCCGGCATGCTCGGCCTGCCCTTCCCGTCGACCGACGTGCTCGTCGTCGACCAGGACGACCCCACGAAGATCCTCCCGGCGGGGGAGCGCGGCGAGCTCCTCATCAGCGGCCCGCAGGTGTTCTCCGGCTACTGGAAGCGCCCGGAGGAGACGGCCGACTCCCTCGTCGAGCTCGAGGGCAAGGTCTGGGTCCGCACCGGCGACGTGGTCGTCATGCACGACGGCGGGTTCGTCCAGCAGGTCGACCGCATCAAGGAGATGATCATCACCGGCGGGTTCAAGGTCTTCCCGTCCCAGGTCGAGGACTGCCTGCGCACCATGCCCGGTGTCGAGGACGTCGCCGTCGTCGGTCTGCCCGGCGGAGACCTCGGCGAGAAGGTCGTCGCCGCCCTCGTCCTGGCCCGCGACGCCAGCGGCGTCGACCTCGAGGCCGTCCGTGCCTGGTGCGAGAAGAACGTCGCCCGCTACGCCCTGCCCAAGCAGCTCGTCATCATGAAGGACCTGCCCCGCTCCCAGATCGGCAAGGTCCTGCGTCGCGTCGTCCGTGAGCAGGTCATCGCCGGGGCGTGA
- a CDS encoding DHA2 family efflux MFS transporter permease subunit, which produces MTTVERRVLVVAILASFVVFLDGSVVNVALPAIAGELDGGVLDGLALQQWVVDAYLVTLGALILVAGSLSDVFGRRRVLTWGLVGFGITSLLCALAPTGLVLVVARALQGAAGALLVPSSLAMIVATFRGEAQGKAIGTWTAWTGTAMIAGPLLGGILVDTASWRWVFAVNVVPVALTVWLVRSTPGGARDTSRRVDVVGAALVALGLAGTVFALIEQGRLGWSAPLVWAPLVLGVTALVAFVLWERRAPDPVLPLRLFAVRNFSAGNLTTAAVYGALAFGGFVLVLFLQQVAGYSATAAGLSMLPVTLLMLALSSRAGALAGRYGARVFMTVGPLVASAGYLLMLTTTEEAVYLTQILPGVLLFGLGLAATVAPLTAAILASIPAEDAGIGSAVNNAVSRVAGLVVIACAGVVIGPTLDLAGFHRALVLTAVLLALGGVVSWLGIRDGARAPDRAP; this is translated from the coding sequence GTGACCACTGTCGAACGCCGCGTCCTCGTCGTCGCGATCCTCGCGTCCTTCGTCGTGTTCCTCGACGGCTCGGTGGTCAACGTGGCGCTGCCGGCGATCGCGGGTGAGCTCGACGGGGGAGTCCTCGACGGGCTCGCGCTCCAGCAGTGGGTGGTCGACGCGTACCTCGTGACGCTCGGCGCCCTCATCCTCGTCGCCGGCTCGCTCTCCGACGTCTTCGGCCGGCGGCGCGTCCTCACCTGGGGACTGGTCGGCTTCGGCATCACCTCGCTGCTCTGCGCCCTCGCCCCGACGGGCCTCGTACTCGTCGTAGCCCGCGCGCTCCAGGGAGCAGCAGGGGCGCTGCTCGTCCCCAGCTCCCTCGCCATGATCGTCGCGACCTTCCGCGGCGAGGCCCAGGGGAAGGCGATCGGGACCTGGACCGCGTGGACCGGGACGGCGATGATCGCCGGCCCGCTCCTCGGCGGGATCCTCGTCGACACCGCCTCCTGGCGGTGGGTCTTCGCCGTGAACGTCGTGCCGGTCGCGCTCACCGTCTGGCTGGTCCGCTCGACACCTGGGGGAGCGCGCGACACGTCACGCCGCGTCGACGTCGTCGGGGCCGCGCTCGTCGCCCTCGGGCTCGCCGGGACAGTCTTCGCGCTCATCGAGCAGGGGCGGCTCGGGTGGTCCGCACCGCTCGTCTGGGCGCCGCTCGTGCTCGGGGTGACCGCGCTCGTCGCCTTCGTCCTCTGGGAACGACGCGCCCCGGACCCCGTGCTGCCGCTGCGGCTCTTCGCCGTCCGCAACTTCTCCGCCGGCAACCTCACGACCGCAGCGGTCTACGGCGCGCTGGCCTTCGGCGGCTTCGTCCTCGTGCTCTTCCTCCAGCAGGTCGCCGGCTACAGCGCGACGGCAGCCGGGCTCTCGATGCTCCCGGTCACCCTGCTCATGCTCGCCCTGTCCTCCCGCGCAGGCGCCCTGGCGGGGCGCTACGGTGCGCGGGTCTTCATGACCGTCGGCCCGCTCGTCGCCTCCGCGGGGTACCTGCTCATGCTCACCACCACCGAGGAGGCCGTCTACCTCACGCAGATCCTGCCCGGGGTGCTGCTGTTCGGTCTCGGGCTGGCAGCGACCGTCGCGCCGCTCACCGCCGCCATCCTCGCCTCGATCCCGGCCGAGGACGCCGGGATCGGCTCGGCAGTCAACAACGCGGTCTCCCGGGTGGCCGGGCTGGTGGTCATCGCCTGCGCCGGCGTGGTGATCGGCCCGACCCTCGACCTCGCCGGCTTCCACCGCGCCCTCGTCCTCACCGCGGTCCTCCTCGCCCTCGGCGGCGTCGTCAGCTGGCTCGGCATCCGCGACGGTGCCCGTGCGCCTGACCGGGCTCCCTGA
- the pyrR gene encoding bifunctional pyr operon transcriptional regulator/uracil phosphoribosyltransferase PyrR, whose amino-acid sequence MTSGPAVPERPATEQTAPVEPPAPTEVLGAPEIARALTRIAHEILERNKGGSDVVLLGIPTRGVPLAERLALRLAEVEPGLDAAGLVGTLDVTMHRDDLHRQPPRAIGTTTLPAAGIDGKVVVLVDDVLYSGRTIRAALDAISDIGRPRAVQLAALVDRGHRELPIRPDYVGKNLPTSVHERVHVRVAEIDGDDAVLISQGPTSPEATTAQAAGEASR is encoded by the coding sequence ATGACGTCTGGCCCTGCTGTACCCGAACGACCCGCTACCGAGCAGACCGCACCCGTCGAGCCCCCCGCGCCGACAGAGGTCCTCGGCGCCCCCGAGATCGCCCGGGCGCTCACCCGCATCGCCCACGAGATCCTCGAGCGGAACAAGGGCGGCTCTGACGTCGTCCTCCTCGGCATCCCCACCCGTGGCGTCCCCCTCGCCGAGCGGCTCGCGCTGCGCCTGGCGGAGGTCGAGCCCGGCCTCGACGCCGCCGGCCTCGTGGGCACCCTCGACGTGACCATGCACCGCGACGACCTGCACCGCCAGCCGCCACGCGCCATCGGGACCACCACGCTCCCGGCAGCCGGGATCGACGGCAAGGTGGTGGTCCTCGTCGACGACGTCCTCTACTCCGGCCGGACCATCCGCGCCGCCCTCGACGCGATCAGCGACATCGGCCGCCCGCGCGCCGTCCAGCTGGCCGCGCTCGTCGACCGCGGGCACCGCGAGCTGCCCATCCGCCCGGACTACGTCGGCAAGAACCTGCCCACCTCGGTCCACGAGCGCGTCCACGTGCGCGTCGCGGAGATCGACGGCGACGACGCGGTGCTCATCAGCCAGGGGCCCACGTCGCCCGAGGCGACCACGGCGCAGGCCGCGGGGGAGGCGTCACGATGA
- a CDS encoding aspartate carbamoyltransferase catalytic subunit has product MKHLLTTADLSREEAIRILDTAAQMAATQSREIKKLPTLRGRTVVNLFFEDSTRTRISFETAAKRLSADVINFSAKGSSVSKGESLKDTALTLQAMGADAVVIRHQASGAPHTLANAGWVDSAVINAGDGMHQHPTQALLDAYTIRRHLSGARRDATDPTSAPLAGAGVGQDLAGLHVAVVGDVLHSRVARSNVQLLTTLGARVTLVAPPTLVPVGVEAWPCDVSYDLDAVLGDGRPDAVMMLRVQRERMSSSGGGFFPSPLEYTRNYGLDSRRLRLLDDHTIVMHPGPMNRGLEISAEAADSPRAVIVEQVANGVAVRMAVLYLLLAGDVTHEASDKHGVSPKEAGQS; this is encoded by the coding sequence ATGAAGCACCTGCTCACCACCGCAGACCTCTCGCGCGAGGAGGCCATCCGCATCCTCGACACCGCGGCGCAGATGGCCGCCACGCAGTCCCGCGAGATCAAGAAGCTCCCGACGCTGCGCGGGCGCACCGTGGTCAACCTGTTCTTCGAGGACTCGACCCGCACCCGGATCTCCTTCGAGACGGCCGCCAAGCGGCTCTCGGCCGACGTCATCAACTTCTCGGCCAAGGGCTCGAGCGTCTCCAAGGGCGAGTCCCTCAAGGACACCGCGCTGACCCTCCAGGCGATGGGTGCGGACGCCGTGGTGATCCGCCACCAGGCCTCGGGCGCCCCGCACACCCTCGCGAACGCAGGCTGGGTCGACTCGGCGGTCATCAACGCGGGCGACGGCATGCACCAGCACCCGACGCAGGCGCTGCTCGACGCCTACACGATCCGCCGGCACCTCTCGGGTGCCCGTCGTGACGCGACCGACCCGACGAGCGCGCCGCTGGCCGGCGCCGGCGTCGGCCAGGACCTCGCGGGTCTGCACGTCGCCGTGGTCGGCGACGTGCTGCACTCGCGCGTCGCGCGCTCCAACGTCCAGCTGCTCACCACGCTCGGTGCCCGGGTCACCCTCGTCGCGCCGCCGACCCTCGTCCCCGTCGGGGTCGAGGCCTGGCCCTGCGACGTGTCGTACGACCTCGACGCGGTGCTCGGCGACGGCCGGCCGGACGCCGTGATGATGCTGCGCGTCCAGCGCGAGCGCATGAGCAGCTCCGGCGGAGGGTTCTTCCCGAGCCCGCTCGAGTACACCCGCAACTACGGTCTCGACTCCCGCCGCCTGCGGCTGCTCGACGACCACACGATCGTCATGCACCCCGGCCCGATGAACCGCGGCCTCGAGATCTCGGCAGAGGCGGCCGACTCGCCGCGCGCCGTGATCGTCGAGCAGGTCGCCAACGGCGTCGCCGTCCGCATGGCAGTCCTCTACCTCCTGCTCGCGGGAGACGTGACGCACGAGGCGTCCGACAAGCACGGTGTCTCCCCGAAGGAAGCAGGACAGTCATGA
- a CDS encoding dihydroorotase: protein MTTRYLLSHVSPLGGDRVDMVLADGVVEAVAPAGTLTADASGETGETVVVDCSALVALPGLVDLHTHLREPGREDSETISSGTRAAAVGGFTAVHAMANTTPVQDTAGVVEQVWRIGSEAGWADVHPVGAVTVGLAGEHLAELGSMASSAAQVRVFSDDGKCVWDPVLMRRALEYVKSFDGVIAQHAQEPRLTEGAQMNEGVVSAEIGLAGWPAVAEEAIIARDVLLAEHVGSRLHVCHLSTAGSVDLIRWAKARGINVTAEVTPHHLILTDELARGYDPLFKVNPPLRTAADVEAVREGLADGTIDIVATDHAPHTREDKDCEWAAAAFGMTGLETALSVVQQTMVDTGRMTWADVARVLSTAPARIGRIDQGPRPQGRPLEVGEPANVVLVDPAATRTVVPAEQATASANSPFGGYELPGAVVATFLRGRATVFEGRPVEQAEVAR, encoded by the coding sequence ATGACCACCAGGTACCTCCTCTCCCACGTGTCGCCCCTCGGCGGCGACCGTGTCGACATGGTCCTCGCCGACGGGGTCGTCGAGGCTGTCGCTCCCGCCGGCACGCTCACCGCAGACGCCAGCGGCGAGACCGGCGAGACCGTGGTCGTCGACTGCTCCGCCCTGGTCGCCCTGCCGGGTCTGGTCGACCTGCACACGCACCTGCGCGAGCCGGGCCGCGAGGACTCCGAGACCATCTCCTCCGGGACGCGCGCCGCAGCCGTCGGCGGCTTCACCGCCGTGCACGCCATGGCCAACACCACGCCCGTCCAGGACACCGCCGGCGTCGTCGAGCAGGTCTGGCGCATCGGCTCCGAGGCAGGCTGGGCGGACGTCCACCCGGTCGGCGCCGTCACGGTCGGGCTGGCGGGGGAGCACCTCGCCGAGCTCGGGTCCATGGCCTCGTCGGCCGCGCAGGTCCGCGTGTTCTCCGACGACGGCAAGTGCGTGTGGGACCCGGTCCTCATGCGCCGCGCCCTCGAGTACGTGAAGTCCTTCGACGGTGTCATCGCCCAGCACGCCCAGGAGCCCCGCCTCACCGAGGGCGCCCAGATGAACGAGGGCGTCGTCTCCGCCGAGATCGGCCTGGCCGGCTGGCCCGCCGTCGCGGAGGAGGCGATCATCGCCCGCGACGTGCTGCTCGCCGAGCACGTGGGCTCGCGCCTGCACGTGTGCCACCTGTCGACCGCCGGTTCCGTCGACCTCATCCGCTGGGCCAAGGCCCGGGGCATCAACGTGACCGCCGAGGTCACCCCGCACCACTTGATCCTCACCGACGAGCTCGCCCGCGGCTACGACCCGCTGTTCAAGGTCAACCCGCCGCTGCGCACCGCTGCCGACGTCGAGGCGGTCCGCGAGGGCCTGGCCGACGGCACCATCGACATCGTCGCGACCGACCACGCCCCGCACACCCGCGAGGACAAGGACTGCGAGTGGGCGGCCGCGGCCTTCGGCATGACCGGCCTCGAGACGGCTCTCAGCGTCGTCCAGCAGACCATGGTCGACACCGGCCGGATGACCTGGGCCGACGTCGCCCGGGTCCTCTCGACCGCTCCGGCCCGGATCGGCAGGATCGATCAGGGCCCGCGCCCGCAGGGCCGCCCCCTCGAGGTCGGCGAGCCCGCCAACGTCGTGCTGGTCGACCCGGCCGCCACCCGCACCGTGGTCCCCGCCGAGCAGGCCACCGCGAGCGCGAACTCGCCCTTCGGCGGCTACGAGCTGCCGGGCGCCGTCGTCGCGACGTTCCTGCGGGGACGCGCGACCGTCTTCGAGGGTCGTCCGGTCGAGCAGGCGGAGGTGGCGCGGTGA
- the carA gene encoding glutamine-hydrolyzing carbamoyl-phosphate synthase small subunit, with protein sequence MTTQLHATKTPETDVSDAALLVLEDGRTFSGRAYGAHGTTVGEIVFNTGMTGYQETLTDPSYHRQIVVMTAPHIGNTGVNDDDPESGKIWVSGYVVRDPARRPSNWRAVGTLEDELVRQGVVGISDIDTRALTRHLRERGVMRGAVFSGDALLVGGYPRSIDDLVAEVLAAPSMKGADLAGEVSTDEAYVIEPLGEFAGKAPLKTVVAIDLGIKAMTPQRLAERGIRVHVLPSSSTIDDIAALSPDGVFFSNGPGDPGAATHEVELLREVLDRGLPYFGICFGNQILGRALGFGTYKLAYGHRGINQPVMDLATRKVEITSQNHGFAVDAPIDAETVAPHADRYGRVIVSHVGLNDQVVEGLECLDIPAFSVQYHPEAAAGPHDASYLFDRFLDLMTSGASSAAGLSAAGPQTATSQKEN encoded by the coding sequence GTGACTACGCAGCTCCACGCGACCAAGACCCCCGAGACGGACGTCTCCGACGCCGCGCTCCTCGTCCTGGAGGACGGTCGCACCTTCTCCGGTCGTGCCTACGGCGCGCACGGCACCACGGTCGGCGAGATCGTCTTCAACACCGGCATGACCGGGTACCAGGAGACGCTGACCGACCCGTCGTACCACCGGCAGATCGTCGTGATGACGGCGCCGCACATCGGCAACACGGGTGTGAACGACGACGACCCGGAGTCCGGCAAGATCTGGGTGAGCGGCTACGTGGTGCGCGACCCTGCGCGCCGTCCGTCGAACTGGCGTGCCGTGGGCACCCTCGAGGACGAGCTGGTCCGTCAGGGTGTCGTGGGGATCTCGGACATCGACACCCGTGCGCTGACGCGTCACCTGCGCGAGCGCGGTGTGATGCGCGGTGCGGTGTTCTCCGGCGACGCGCTGCTGGTCGGCGGGTACCCGCGGTCGATCGACGACCTCGTCGCGGAGGTCCTCGCGGCCCCGTCGATGAAGGGCGCCGACCTGGCCGGCGAGGTGAGCACCGACGAGGCGTACGTGATCGAGCCCCTCGGCGAGTTCGCCGGGAAGGCCCCGCTGAAGACCGTGGTCGCGATCGACCTGGGCATCAAGGCGATGACTCCGCAGCGCCTGGCCGAGCGAGGCATCCGCGTGCACGTGCTGCCGTCGTCCTCGACCATCGACGACATCGCGGCGCTCTCGCCCGACGGCGTGTTCTTCTCCAACGGCCCCGGCGACCCGGGTGCGGCGACGCACGAGGTCGAGCTGCTCCGCGAGGTGCTCGACCGTGGTCTGCCGTACTTCGGCATCTGCTTCGGCAACCAGATCCTCGGGCGTGCGCTGGGCTTCGGCACGTACAAGCTGGCCTACGGCCACCGTGGGATCAACCAGCCGGTGATGGACCTCGCGACCCGCAAGGTCGAGATCACCTCGCAGAACCACGGCTTCGCGGTCGACGCCCCGATCGACGCCGAGACCGTCGCCCCGCACGCAGACCGCTACGGGCGTGTGATCGTGTCGCACGTCGGGCTCAACGACCAGGTGGTCGAGGGTCTCGAGTGCCTCGACATCCCGGCCTTCTCCGTGCAGTACCACCCGGAGGCAGCCGCAGGCCCGCACGACGCCTCGTACCTCTTCGACCGCTTCCTCGACCTCATGACGTCCGGCGCGTCGTCCGCCGCAGGCCTGTCGGCCGCGGGGCCCCAGACCGCCACGTCGCAGAAGGAGAACTGA